One part of the Candidatus Binatia bacterium genome encodes these proteins:
- a CDS encoding DUF2442 domain-containing protein, producing the protein MKKYHEIGNVRFNKHYLLMKVDGKDFRIDLRVYSKRLASAAERTKMNFVVSPSGYGIHWPELDEDLSIDGMIKSADVRKTG; encoded by the coding sequence TTGAAGAAATATCATGAGATAGGCAACGTTCGCTTTAACAAACATTATCTCCTGATGAAAGTTGACGGAAAGGATTTCCGGATTGATCTCCGCGTTTATTCGAAAAGGCTCGCTTCGGCGGCTGAGCGAACGAAGATGAATTTTGTCGTGTCTCCCTCTGGGTATGGTATCCATTGGCCGGAGTTGGATGAAGATCTCTCGATTGATGGCATGATTAAATCTGCTGACGTAAGGAAAACGGGGTAG